The Nitrospira sp. genome contains a region encoding:
- the holA gene encoding DNA polymerase III subunit delta, with the protein MSASVTSLELPQALARSGVGPLYAVVGEEDYLRDQSVAVLRAAALGSASDSGFNYDIFHGDDAAVEDVLACAAEIPVFAERRVVVYKTVEKLPAREGEKLLSYFSVPNDTTTLIVVAVKLDGRLKWTQALTKQAVSVNCAPLREAQLSTWIRQEAAALGVRLQDDALQLLKEVGSESLYAVKRELEKLAAYVPSERSVQSAEVEALRGTEPGASVFDLLNAIGAHDHGRAMRILARNVENGEAPLRILGALVWQYRRLWKLKEQMKSGGREGEAARTFRMDPSRVRGFFAQFPDTQLTQAFQWFLETDSKLKGGSGSSPVRVMEDLLFRLCGLPANPAAAVGRKQSVPPAPRPSGSRPVSNVRTVTTRKR; encoded by the coding sequence ATGAGTGCGTCGGTCACGAGTCTGGAATTGCCTCAGGCGCTTGCGCGGAGCGGGGTCGGGCCGCTGTATGCGGTGGTCGGCGAGGAGGATTATCTCCGCGATCAATCCGTGGCCGTGCTGCGCGCTGCTGCTCTGGGTTCAGCCTCGGACAGTGGATTCAACTATGACATCTTTCACGGCGACGATGCGGCGGTTGAGGACGTCTTGGCCTGCGCGGCGGAGATTCCGGTGTTTGCCGAGCGGCGTGTCGTGGTCTACAAGACGGTGGAGAAGCTCCCGGCGCGGGAAGGGGAAAAGCTGCTGTCGTATTTCTCGGTTCCGAACGACACGACGACGTTGATCGTGGTGGCGGTGAAGCTGGATGGGCGGCTCAAGTGGACGCAGGCGCTAACGAAGCAGGCGGTGTCGGTCAATTGCGCTCCGTTGCGCGAGGCCCAGCTCTCGACATGGATTCGCCAGGAAGCGGCAGCCTTGGGCGTACGCCTTCAGGATGACGCACTCCAGTTACTCAAAGAGGTCGGCAGCGAATCGCTCTACGCGGTGAAGCGGGAATTGGAGAAGCTGGCTGCGTATGTGCCGTCCGAGCGAAGTGTCCAGTCAGCGGAGGTGGAGGCGTTACGGGGAACTGAGCCGGGGGCCTCGGTGTTTGATCTGTTGAATGCCATTGGCGCCCATGATCATGGCCGCGCCATGCGGATTCTGGCGCGCAATGTCGAGAACGGTGAGGCACCGCTGCGCATTCTCGGGGCCTTGGTTTGGCAGTATCGGCGACTGTGGAAATTGAAAGAGCAGATGAAATCGGGAGGACGGGAAGGCGAGGCGGCACGCACGTTCCGGATGGACCCTTCGCGGGTCCGTGGCTTCTTTGCTCAATTTCCCGACACCCAGCTGACGCAGGCGTTTCAGTGGTTCCTGGAAACGGACTCAAAGCTGAAAGGCGGGAGCGGGAGCAGCCCTGTTCGTGTGATGGAAGACCTGTTGTTCCGATTGTGCGGACTCCCTGCGAACCCGGCAGCAGCGGTGGGGCGGAAACAATCAGTGCCACCGGCCCCGCGCCCGTCGGGTTCGAGACCGGTGTCGAATGTCAGAACCGTTACGACGCGGAAGCGGTGA
- a CDS encoding class I SAM-dependent methyltransferase, with product MYATYIFPRLMDWVLGGARFQTERRRLLAAAHGTVVEIGFGTGLNLPHYPRTVISLSAVDPAPLLPDRVAQRVAGTPFPVRLQQVSAETLPYATATFDCAVSTFTLCTIPDPLQSLREVRRVLKPDGRFLFLEHGRSDNPATARWQDRLNPLQRRFACGCNLNRRIDQLVMEAGFQLERLDRDLLPGVPRIAGELYRGSARPSSSSIIP from the coding sequence ATGTACGCAACCTACATCTTTCCCCGGCTCATGGATTGGGTGCTCGGTGGAGCGCGCTTCCAAACCGAGCGACGGCGCCTGCTTGCGGCCGCTCACGGGACAGTCGTGGAAATCGGCTTTGGAACCGGGCTGAACCTCCCGCATTACCCTCGAACCGTGATCTCCCTGTCTGCCGTCGATCCCGCCCCACTGCTTCCCGATCGTGTAGCGCAGCGGGTGGCAGGCACGCCCTTTCCAGTCCGTCTCCAGCAGGTGAGCGCGGAGACACTCCCCTACGCGACGGCCACCTTCGACTGCGCGGTCAGCACGTTCACACTCTGCACCATTCCGGACCCATTGCAGTCGTTGCGAGAAGTCCGGCGGGTCCTCAAGCCTGATGGACGGTTTCTGTTCCTGGAGCATGGCCGGAGCGACAATCCCGCAACGGCCCGCTGGCAGGACCGCCTCAATCCATTACAACGTCGCTTCGCCTGCGGCTGCAATCTCAACCGGCGGATCGATCAGCTCGTGATGGAGGCGGGCTTTCAACTCGAACGGCTGGATCGGGACCTCCTCCCCGGCGTCCCCAGGATCGCCGGCGAACTCTATCGCGGCAGCGCCAGACCCTCGTCATCTAGCATCATCCCTTAG
- a CDS encoding leucine--tRNA ligase, protein MSKSYDPQTLESKWQAYWETHRPFRASDDPSKPKFYCLDMFPYPSGSGLHVGHLEGYTATDIVSRYKRMRGFNVLHPMGWDAFGLPAEQYAVKTGVHPAITTAQNIATFKRQMKRAGLSYDWERELSTTDQDYYRWTQWIFLKLFERGLAYVAEVPVNWCPALGTVLANEEIVDGKSEVGGFDVIRKPMRQWVLKITAYAERLLEDLSLVEWPASTLEMQKNWIGRSIGAEVDFALAGAPGNLRVFTTRPDTLFGATYMVLAPEHPLVDVVTAPSQRAQVMEYREAAARKSDLQRQELEKVKSGVFTGGYAINPVNQERLPIWIADYVLMSYGTGAIMAVPAHDERDWAFATQYHLPIREVIEGGQVEKAAFVDTDRGRVINSATPDGSCSLNGLLPSDAIPKMTTWLETVGKGKKTINYKLRDWLFARQRYWGEPFPIVWVDGEPRPLPEEQLPLPLPETKNFKPSGSGESPLANLEDWLNATDPATGKAARRETNTMPQWAGSCWYYLRFIDPKNSRQMVDPVKEQYWMPVDLYIGGSEHAVLHLLYSRFWHKVLFDAGVVSTPEPFKKLVHQGIVLGEDNQKMSKSRGNVVNPDDMIDQFGADAVRLYEMFMGPLESMKPWSTRGVEGITRFLDRVWRLVVGEDGALSAAVAGASPTLEQQRLLHCTIKKVTEDIEALRFNTAISQMMVFTNEMTKLEQRPRQLLEPFVLLLSPFAPHLSEELWERLGHPPSAGQQPWPEFDPALVVSDRLTIPIQVNGKLRGKLEVSAGASRDELEPLAKQEIAEWLQGKEPKKVIYVEKKLINFVV, encoded by the coding sequence ATGAGTAAATCGTACGATCCCCAAACTCTTGAGTCGAAGTGGCAGGCCTATTGGGAGACGCATCGTCCGTTTCGAGCGTCGGATGATCCCTCAAAGCCGAAGTTTTATTGTCTCGATATGTTTCCGTATCCCTCCGGGTCCGGTCTGCATGTCGGGCATTTGGAAGGGTACACCGCCACCGACATCGTGTCCCGATATAAACGGATGCGTGGCTTCAATGTCTTGCATCCCATGGGTTGGGACGCATTCGGGCTGCCGGCCGAGCAGTATGCCGTGAAAACCGGGGTTCATCCGGCCATCACCACGGCGCAAAATATCGCGACCTTCAAGCGGCAAATGAAACGTGCAGGTCTCTCCTACGACTGGGAGCGCGAACTCAGCACGACCGATCAGGATTACTACCGCTGGACTCAGTGGATCTTCCTGAAGCTGTTCGAGCGTGGCTTGGCCTATGTGGCCGAGGTCCCGGTCAATTGGTGCCCGGCGTTGGGAACGGTGCTGGCCAATGAGGAAATCGTCGACGGGAAAAGCGAGGTCGGCGGTTTCGATGTGATTCGCAAGCCGATGCGGCAATGGGTGCTGAAAATCACCGCCTACGCGGAGCGGCTGCTGGAAGATCTCAGTCTCGTGGAGTGGCCGGCCAGTACCCTGGAAATGCAAAAGAATTGGATTGGTCGCTCAATCGGCGCGGAAGTGGACTTCGCCCTCGCTGGCGCGCCGGGGAATCTTCGCGTCTTCACCACCCGCCCCGATACGCTCTTCGGCGCGACCTATATGGTACTGGCTCCTGAACATCCGCTGGTCGATGTGGTGACGGCTCCCTCGCAACGCGCGCAGGTCATGGAATACCGCGAGGCGGCGGCGCGCAAGAGCGATTTGCAGCGTCAGGAATTGGAGAAGGTGAAGAGCGGTGTCTTTACCGGCGGGTATGCGATCAATCCCGTCAACCAGGAACGCCTGCCGATCTGGATCGCCGACTATGTGCTGATGAGTTATGGCACCGGCGCCATTATGGCCGTGCCGGCCCATGATGAGCGCGATTGGGCGTTCGCCACGCAGTATCACCTGCCGATTCGTGAAGTGATTGAAGGCGGACAGGTTGAGAAGGCAGCGTTCGTCGACACGGACCGCGGCCGTGTCATCAACTCGGCCACACCAGACGGGTCTTGCTCACTCAACGGGCTCTTGCCCAGCGACGCGATTCCCAAAATGACGACCTGGCTCGAAACCGTCGGGAAAGGCAAAAAAACCATCAATTATAAACTTCGGGACTGGCTGTTCGCCCGGCAACGCTACTGGGGCGAGCCGTTTCCGATTGTGTGGGTTGACGGTGAACCCCGGCCCTTGCCGGAAGAGCAGTTGCCGCTGCCGTTGCCTGAGACGAAGAACTTCAAGCCGTCCGGGAGTGGCGAAAGCCCATTGGCGAATCTTGAAGACTGGTTGAACGCCACGGACCCTGCCACTGGTAAGGCGGCGCGCCGCGAGACGAACACCATGCCGCAGTGGGCCGGCTCCTGCTGGTATTACCTGCGGTTCATCGACCCGAAGAACTCCCGGCAGATGGTCGATCCGGTGAAAGAGCAGTACTGGATGCCGGTGGATCTCTACATCGGCGGCAGTGAACATGCGGTCTTGCATCTGCTGTACAGCCGGTTCTGGCACAAGGTCCTGTTCGATGCGGGCGTGGTCAGTACGCCGGAACCCTTCAAGAAGTTGGTCCATCAGGGGATCGTGCTGGGCGAAGACAATCAGAAGATGTCCAAATCACGCGGCAACGTGGTGAATCCGGACGACATGATTGACCAGTTCGGCGCCGATGCGGTGCGCCTCTATGAAATGTTCATGGGGCCGCTGGAATCCATGAAGCCGTGGAGCACGCGGGGCGTCGAAGGTATTACACGATTCCTGGATCGTGTCTGGCGGCTGGTGGTCGGCGAAGATGGCGCACTCAGCGCCGCGGTCGCGGGGGCGTCGCCCACGCTCGAGCAACAGCGGTTGCTGCACTGCACGATCAAGAAGGTCACCGAAGATATTGAGGCTTTGCGATTCAACACAGCTATTTCACAGATGATGGTGTTTACCAACGAAATGACCAAGCTCGAACAGCGGCCCCGGCAGTTGCTGGAGCCCTTTGTGCTTCTGCTATCGCCCTTTGCTCCCCATCTCAGCGAAGAGCTCTGGGAGAGGCTGGGACATCCTCCCAGCGCCGGTCAGCAACCCTGGCCTGAGTTCGACCCGGCCCTGGTCGTCAGCGACCGGTTGACCATTCCGATTCAGGTCAACGGCAAACTCCGCGGTAAATTGGAGGTGAGTGCCGGCGCGTCTCGCGATGAGCTGGAGCCTCTGGCCAAGCAGGAAATTGCGGAGTGGCTGCAGGGGAAGGAGCCGAAGAAGGTGATCTACGTCGAGAAGAAGCTGATCAACTTTGTGGTGTGA
- a CDS encoding PilZ domain-containing protein → MTGSNKHLAPLAPSRPPVAVGTRFQVRSFRRFPIQCSIYYSCDQFHGSGMAWNLSLTGWRVDGTHPVEPGMLVTFCIFLPDQHSTVFVERAIVRWSRGQEFGIEVESIKADERARLEQFVTALI, encoded by the coding sequence ATGACGGGTAGCAATAAACACCTGGCTCCGCTGGCTCCTTCTCGCCCCCCGGTTGCTGTCGGCACTCGATTTCAGGTGCGGTCGTTTCGTCGGTTTCCTATCCAGTGTTCCATCTACTACTCCTGTGACCAATTTCACGGCAGCGGCATGGCCTGGAATCTGTCGCTTACTGGGTGGCGGGTTGACGGGACGCACCCCGTTGAACCGGGGATGCTCGTCACGTTCTGTATCTTCCTTCCCGATCAGCACTCGACCGTCTTTGTCGAGCGCGCGATCGTGCGCTGGTCCCGGGGCCAGGAATTCGGCATTGAAGTGGAGTCCATCAAAGCCGATGAACGGGCCAGACTCGAACAGTTTGTGACGGCACTCATCTAG
- the rpsT gene encoding 30S ribosomal protein S20, whose amino-acid sequence MPVVHKSTIRRARQSEKRRLRNRATLSSVRSILRKVQDAIAAKKPEEAKATLRDATAALGKAVTKGVLKPNTASRRVSRLAVRVNALTASAS is encoded by the coding sequence ATGCCTGTTGTCCACAAATCCACGATTCGACGTGCCCGTCAGTCCGAGAAGCGCCGGTTGCGCAATCGCGCCACCCTCAGCTCCGTCCGGAGCATTCTCCGCAAGGTGCAGGATGCGATCGCGGCTAAGAAGCCTGAAGAAGCCAAGGCGACCTTGCGTGATGCAACGGCAGCTCTGGGCAAAGCGGTCACCAAAGGTGTCCTCAAGCCCAACACAGCCTCACGCCGTGTATCCCGGCTCGCTGTTCGCGTGAACGCACTCACCGCTTCCGCGTCGTAA
- the pyrF gene encoding orotidine-5'-phosphate decarboxylase, with protein sequence MKTRIDARDRLMVALDVPSAAEAERLVDRMGDQVRVVKVGLELYTVAGPDIVRTLVDRGKAVFLDLKFLDIDETVRRATARVAAMGATFLTVHAHRKALRAAVQGRGQSALKLLAVTVLTNFDGEDLRDMGIERSVRDLVTARAQLAADVGCDGVVASGEEPEAIRAMVGPDLLIVTPGVRPAGKGTDDHARATTPTQTIGAGADYLVIGRPIRDAEDPAVAAAAILAEMQAAFDRRLR encoded by the coding sequence ATGAAGACGCGAATTGATGCTCGAGACCGATTGATGGTGGCATTGGATGTTCCGTCGGCTGCTGAAGCCGAGCGCCTGGTCGATCGGATGGGAGACCAGGTGCGGGTGGTGAAAGTGGGGTTGGAGCTCTACACGGTGGCGGGGCCCGACATCGTACGGACACTCGTGGATCGTGGGAAGGCTGTCTTTCTTGACCTCAAATTTCTTGATATTGACGAGACCGTCCGGCGTGCGACGGCCAGGGTTGCGGCCATGGGAGCCACCTTTTTGACCGTTCATGCGCATCGCAAGGCGTTGCGAGCCGCCGTGCAAGGGCGGGGGCAGTCTGCTCTCAAACTGCTCGCGGTGACCGTCTTGACCAACTTCGATGGAGAAGATTTGCGGGACATGGGTATTGAACGGAGCGTCAGGGATCTGGTGACGGCCCGAGCGCAACTGGCGGCGGACGTGGGCTGCGATGGCGTCGTTGCGTCCGGAGAGGAGCCCGAGGCGATTCGTGCCATGGTGGGACCGGACCTGCTCATCGTGACGCCGGGTGTCAGACCGGCGGGGAAAGGAACCGACGACCATGCCCGAGCGACGACTCCCACGCAGACCATTGGCGCCGGGGCGGATTATTTGGTGATTGGCCGACCCATACGCGATGCAGAAGATCCGGCGGTCGCGGCGGCGGCGATTTTAGCTGAAATGCAGGCGGCGTTCGATCGGCGGCTTCGATAG